In Anaerobranca californiensis DSM 14826, the genomic window CCATGGAAACTCTCCAGATAATGTTAAAGGGGGGTGGAGTTTATACTTCTTTAGAAGAAATTAAAGAAGCTATAGCCACTGCTTTAGATAGAGAAAATTTAAATGAAGAGGTATTAAATAAAATACTTCAAGAAAAAATGGCAAATCCCCAGCCCAAATACGCTTATCAGCGGCAGCTTATGGCAGGAGCTTCCTTTAACAGTGAAGATAGGGTTGAAAAAATTAAATGTGAAACTTTAATAATGGCAGGTAGAGGGGACAGGGTAGTTCCATGGGAAAACGCTCTACTATTAAAAGAAAAAATACCCAATTCAAAGGTGTTAATAATCGAAAAGGCAGGCCATGTTTTCTTTATGGAACAACCAGAGGAAACCAATAAAGCAATTATCGACTTTTTAAAATAAATTACCTCCTATTTATTTTTTCACCCTTGCAACATCTAGTTGCAAGGGTACCT contains:
- a CDS encoding alpha/beta fold hydrolase, with product MPKIGVNDIQMYYEIHGEGAPLVLIEGLGYATWMWYKQIDELAKHFKVIVFDNRGVGETDKPDCEYSIEIFADDLAELLSKLGIEKTHVLGVSMGGFIAQEFTLKYPQMVDKLILCSTSFGGPNSIPIPMETLQIMLKGGGVYTSLEEIKEAIATALDRENLNEEVLNKILQEKMANPQPKYAYQRQLMAGASFNSEDRVEKIKCETLIMAGRGDRVVPWENALLLKEKIPNSKVLIIEKAGHVFFMEQPEETNKAIIDFLK